The Cucumis melo cultivar AY chromosome 5, USDA_Cmelo_AY_1.0, whole genome shotgun sequence genome has a segment encoding these proteins:
- the LOC127149539 gene encoding secreted RxLR effector protein 161-like: MGEASYVIGIEIFRDRTHGLLGLSQKAYINKVLEKFKMDKCSSSVVTIQKGDKFSLMQCPKNELERNQMETIPYASIVGNLLYAQTCTRPDISFVVGMLGRYQSNPGMDHWKAVKKVSRYLQGTKDYMLTYKRSDHLEVIGYSDSDFAGCVDTRKSTFGYLFLLAEGAISWKSAKQSIIAASTMEAEFVACFEATVHGLWLRNFISGLGIVDSIVKPLRIYW; the protein is encoded by the coding sequence atgGGTGAGGCATCCTATGTGATTGGAATTGAAATATTCCGTGACCGAACACATGGATTGTTAGGATTGTCTCAAAAGGCCTATATTAATAAAGTTCTAGAGAAATTTAAGATGGACAAATGCTCTTCAAGTGTAGTTACAATTCAAAAGGGAGATAAATTTAGTCTCATGCAATGtccaaaaaatgaattggaacgAAATCAGATGGAAACTATTCCTTATGCATCTATTGTTGGAAACTTATTGTATGCACAAACTTGCACTAGACCAGACATCAGTTTTGTTGTGGGTATGCTAGGCAGGTATCAAAGTAATCCAGGAATGGATCATTGGAAAGCTGTAAAGAAAGTTTCAAGGTATCTGCAAGGAACGAAAGATTATATGCTTACTTACAAGAGATCTGATCATCTTGAGGTGATTGGATATTCAGATTCAGATTTTGCTGGATGTGTAGATACAAGAAAATCCACTTTTGGCTATTTGTTCCTGTTAGCTGAAGGAGCAATTTCATGGAAAAGTGCAAAGCAGTCTATtatcgctgcatccactatggaagctgaatTTGTAGCATGCTTTGAGGCTACAGTTCATGGTTTATGGCTGCGGAACTTTATCTCAGGACTTGGAATTGTCGACAGTATTGTCAAGCCGCTGAGAATTTATTGGTGA